Proteins encoded within one genomic window of Homo sapiens chromosome 21, GRCh38.p14 Primary Assembly:
- the LCA5L gene encoding lebercilin-like protein isoform e (isoform e is encoded by transcript variant 25) — MIAQRRDAMAHRILSARLHKIKGLKNELADMHHKLEAILTENQFLKQLQLRHLKAIGKYENSQNNLPQIMAKHQNEVKNLRQLLRKSQEKERTLSRKLRETDSQLLKTKDILQALQKLSEDKNLAEREELTHKLSIITTKMDANDKKIQVCISGAQTV; from the coding sequence ATGATTGCCCAAAGAAGAGATGCTATGGCTCATCGAATACTCTCAGCAAGGCTTCATAAAATTAAAGGACTAAAAAATGAATTAGCTGATATGCATCATAAATTGGAAGCCATCCTTACAGAAAACCAATTTTTGAAACAACTTCAGCTTAGGCATTTGAAAGCTATAGGAAAATATGAGAATTCACAAAATAATCTACCTCAAATTATGGCTAAACATCAGAATGAAGTAAAAAATTTAAGGCAACTACTTAGGAAATcccaggaaaaggaaagaactCTATCTAGGAAACTTAGAGAAACTGACAGCCAGTTACTGAAGACTAAAGATATCTTGCAGGCACTGCAGAAACTTTCTGAAGACAAAAACCTTGCAGAAAGGGAAGAACTCACTCATAAATTATCTATTATCACAACAAAAATGGACGCAAATGACAAAAAAATACAGGTCTGTATTTCAGGGGCCCAGACAGTTTAA